The genome window CACCTAGGTCACCTCAGCCTCCAAGTCAAAGGGAGCCACCTGAATTAGCAGGCACCACCTCCTCAGACCAAGCCACATCAGACAAGTCTTCAGGGACACACTGAGCACTCAGCAAAACAAGGCTTGGACTCAGGGGAAGTTTTGAACCATTACGCTAACAAATAAGTAGTGGAAGTGCTGCTGTAGAAGCTTAGTAATTAGAAAGGATTGTTCAAAACACAGGCATTCCTGAAACTAATGGAAAGGTCATAGAGCTTTAGAAGTTTCTATATGCTTGAAAGATGAGGTCATCCCCATTTGATGTGTTTCAGCAAATCAGAGGCATCATTTCATCACTGCTCAGGTCAACAAGAAGTCCACTTAGCTCACTATTAATTACAGAAGATCCAAGCAACTCCTGCTGAACAGGACACTTGAACTAAAACAAAGAGCTGAATCACCAACATCCTTTATGAAGGACACTAATTTCTTCAACATATTTGCTCTCCACATTCAGGATAGAACTCAACAGTGTAAAGGAATAAAATCCAAGGAAAAAACTGGACTGAAATCCCTTAGTCTAGGCTCACTCAACGCTGCATTTTGCCATCAGGATGAAACACTAGGGAAAACACAACTTGAATACCCTACAGAAGCTCAAAATGAGTTTGAGTTTATACAAATATGCAACAGTTAAACCTCACTTACTGACCATAAGGCATCACGTTCTCCAGAGGCTCAGGCTGCCTGTTGTCACTGGATACTGGCCACTGGGTGTAACTTCCATCGTAGTGACAACTAATGAATTTACTGCCATCCCTCTGCCAATACAGGTTCTCCAGTTGCTGAAGAGAAAGACATACAGTGATTGCTCTCCTCCTCAAAACCAATGCAttcttagtaaaaaaaaaacaaaaacaaaaacaaactttgGCAGGATTTCCCTGCACCTATTTGTCTTCAGAGTGCTCTGAGAAGAAAAGAGCCCTTCCTCCCCGGCTGACCTGACTTTGGATTGAATTAATACCTGGCTGCCCAAAAAATGATGTGTTGCTTTGTTATTCTGCAGGTCCCAGAGGACAATCAAACCCCTGCTGTATCCAATCAGGATCTGGTCAGGGTTCTTAGGATGCTCCCGAAGAGCTTCCACCAATTCACATGATCGCCTGTTACAGTAATCTTCTGGTaccctgcagaagcagaaaaccaAGAAAAGTTGATACAAATTAATATGACTGTAACAGTTAAGGCCTAAGAATAAGAAACTAAGCAACAGGAAGTTCAGACAGAAGAGAATAACTACAATCTTTCCACAAATCCTTCAAGCAGCAGAAAAGTCTTACAAGACATCACACTGGGCCTGCCACATGAAGATGCATTCAACCctattttcttcagagaaaactcAAGGTATGTAATTAGTTCCAGGACTGTAAAGACAGTCTGACTCACCTGCTCTATTCTCTTGTGACCCTTACAGAATAAAGGTAATATAGAAATGTCAGGAGGAAGCAACAATGACATGAAGTAGGACAGTTTTCAGCAGTACTTGAATCTCCAGAGGGACAAAACTCTCATTTGGACAAAGCACCACCAGAAGTTCTCCCTCTggtcaaaaaaataaatgtgcaatTCCAGCTAAGGACAACAACTTTTGCAAAAGTAAACACAGGGAACAGGGCATGAGGTTTTCAGATTTACTTCAAGTGTCTCCTCTATAGCTCTACCCACATGCTGTACCTCCACACTGACAGTACTGGGTGGACCAGGACAGAAGCTGTTACTTAACACATACCAGAACCAAAAGTTATTTTCACAGGAGTCATGCAGATCTGAACAATGCTTAACACAACAGTGAGGCCCCAGTACATAACTGAGGGTGACATTTTAACAAAAGATATGTCTGCTCATGGGATTCCACCTCTACCCAGCAATGTCTGCTTGCTCACTCaccactgcagcacagcctcagAGGTTATGGTCCTGTCCTCTAGCAGTCTGAGTGATGGAAGCTCCACCACAAAGATGTTGCCACTCTCTGTGCCAAGATACAAGACTTCGCGTGAGGAATGGGGAAGAACAGCTGTAATCTGCGTGGCACTCGGTGGAGAcctggggaggcagagagaCTCTCATCAACtgcatgcaaaaaaacctgtcaTTACTGAACCCGAGAGAAGTAACAACAAGGATATTTACAAGTGTCATTTGTTTTATAGGCAGGGATTTTGAGCCAggcattatttttctgaaggaggaaaacactAGCTTTAAGATAAATTATGTCAAAAACTTCTGACAAGTGTGTGGACGAAGTCCCAGATGCCTTTTTACAGAAATATCTCTTAAGTGCCCCCAAATGAGCTAAAAATAGCTCACCCAAAGATGAGCTAGATGAAGTGAAACTAAAACCACAGCACTATTTTAAACTTGGACTTCAGGGATGCTCAGATTTATTTAACCTTAAAAGTAACACTCCTCTACACGCAGAAGTGGATGCACAATAACAAGAAAAGATGTCACCCTTTCTAGTGGTAAAACCCTCTTAAAAGGTGGTCTCCCAAGCCCTAGTCAACTCCTACTTGGTTTCCATGGACACCCCTTTAATGGATTCACAAGAACGAGGATCTGTAAGAACAGGACAAGCTCTGGCTGGGACAACACCAGAATCTTCTTATTTGCTTATGCCCAAATTAACTCAAAAACTCTCATGGGTTACCCAGGTGGCCCTTTCAAGGTGAAGCGGTGCTCCTCCCGCAGCTCAGATGCTCCACTGTGCTGCTTCAGGCTCCAGAGATGCAAGCTGTTGTCATCTAGCAATGTCACCAGCTGGCACTACAAAACCACACCACATACTTTTTTTCAGACTCACAGTATTAAATGTAACACAGTAGATCTAGCAATAAAGTTGCTGCTGTTTGTAATTCTCTGCCacaacagccctgaggagccagCTACAGCTCTTTATAGCAGCGGGTATGCACTGCAGCAACACACTTAGCTAACAGCAAGGGATTTGGGGGAGACAAGGAATAGCCTAAAGGCTGAAAACCCTTTTATATAGGACAAAGGCACAAGCTATCACTGAGTGGGATGGTAAGGATTTAGGCTCTTGATCAGGCTATGCTGTGAAGCtcagccaggcagctgcaggctgttAGCTCGCCACCTTCTCAGCATGGTTTGCTGCAACACACCCCAGCTTTGGGTGGGGCTGATACAGTCTACTACACCACACTCCTTGCATTCTTCATGTCCAACCTCATTCTGGAGGGTTGTGTCAGAGTCCTTTTatgagcccagccctgctggctgtATGTTCAAATTGAAGCATTTTACCTGCTGAAGCCACACCTGCTGCAACACTCCCCGTGGGAGTTTCAGTTTATACCATTATTTAAGCAAACATCCAAAACCGCCTCAAGAATTGAATCCCTCTCAGAGAGGCCACTCGTGCTATACTGGGGGCATGAGGAAACTAAGTATGTGGCCAAAACACCAGTCTGCCAGTCAAGGGAAGGGAGAGTGGTTAGACAGGCAACCAGACATttggaaaatactgctttcctATTTTTAGTTTGTGGCAATAACTGTTCAGCAATCCCCAGCAGCAAGATTCAATAGCCCGAAACACAAAGGCAACAAGGTTAACAGCAGGAGAGGTTAGCAGTACTGTTTTGAACTCCTGAAAGATAATTAAATCAGTCCAGCAGCAGCTACTGTTCTAtctgttctgcagaagaaagaCCACCGTGGCCTACAGAAAGAACAGGggctgcaaaaggaaaagaaaattctcaCTTCTGCAGCCGATTGCCTGAGCTATTCTGGCCTTATTACCATTCCCAATATGTTGCTTGAGATAAATGACTGACAGTTCCAAACAAAGCTACTCTTAAGTTTTACTGAGCATCTCCACAGCAACAAGTGCTACTGAAAGCACCAAATGCACTAGGATAAGCATTCCTGACCAAGTAGCATTTGAATATACTTGGTAACAGGAGCCTAGATGCGTGGAACAAAGTCATCACCTGTTTGAGAGGGGTCTAAGTCACAAAAGTACTGAAAATACACTTACCTGATCAGGTATAAAGTGAATCTGCATTACAGTattgttttcttcatgtaaGCCCATGAACTCCACACCAGGAGCACCATATCTAGAGAGTCTGTTGAGGATCTACAGTATTTAAGATGACCCACAGCTACAATTAATTGCTAAGAAGCttgcaagcaagcaagcagaaaagagaTTAGTTTGAAACCCTGGTTTACAGTTAGTGGCCTGGACTGAAAAGAACCAATGCAAATCTACTTGGATTTTATATTCTCGTGGCAGGCTTTGCACACTACAGAACATGGATGTTTATTTCACCCTTTGAGCACATGCAGAAGAGGTGCCTAGaccctggttttgttttttttctcagggatGTTTAGCGGTTTCCCAGACAGTACAATCCTGCTTAACTAATTTGTAACCAAGAGACAGATGGCTACCGCCCTAATGTGGAGTCCAGCCTCTGAACACAAACACCACCAGGAATGAATGATTAAGCAGGCAGAGACAGCACCAACTTTTCCTTTCTGGGCTGAGCAATATGCCTGTTTTAAGGCTTGCCTGGCTGGTACTGTGCCATGGGAATCACCTCAGCACCTCACGTTGACACTACAGTCAGACTGGATGTCATTAGCTTAAAAAGTCACCAGCTTCAATGTTTAGGTTTTGAATGCTTGGATGGTCAAAATCTCAGGAAGCTGAAGTGATTTCTGACTGCAGTTTTAACCTTTGAAATAGCATtgctttaaacaaacaaaaaaacacaacaaacaaaaacaaaaaggaattcTGTCCCACCAAATACTTAAACAACCCTGGAATTTACAACATGAAGGATTGCTAAACTTAGGCCAGATCTAGTCTAGCCCTCtgcacagcagaagcaaagagcCTTGTCTAATACCTGCATCAGCTCAGCTTCTAATTGAGCTATAATTCAGCTCTTGGCAAAAGACTGCCATTCTGATCAAACTGAAACCACTTcaactgttccagtgttcagGAAGCCTTGTTTGCAAATTTATACttagtctgattttttttttacagtatcttTGAAGCTGCATCTTGTGGTGAATTCAGAGCAACCCAGCCCAAGCTGTCCAAAAGGATACAGTTTGATGGCTCCCGAGCGCGTTCCAATGGCCATAAGGCGCAGAAATGGGCTGTAGCCCAGTGCACTGGGTTGGTGGGGAAATCCATGTTCCACAGTCtggcagagagaaaggaaaactcaTCATCAACAGGATGTTTCATGGGCATTGCTacatacagatttaaaaaaaaaaaccaaccagaaGTTAAATATTGCATAGCAGTCTGAAATATGGCATTTCATGGCAGATTTTTCTGTTGAGAGGCGTTCAAACAGGTTAGATTCACTGAACAACCACCTACAGGTGTATCTATCCCAAGAatccctggctctgcagccaggatATGCAGAAGTGtaacagaaatgaaagagaaatattctgaaaactGTAACCCAAGCAGCTCTTTATGTTAAGATTATAAATAACTCTGCATAAGCACAGCTTACTCAGCCAGCACAATCACTCCATCACTCCACATCAACTTTACTTTTGTAaaccagctgctcagcacaaTTTCAGTCTGTCACAAATACTGCACGCTATAAGGTCAGCTTTATCTGCCAAATTCCACAAGGGTCAGCCCTCATGACCTCCTCTTACTGACTGACATCAAGAAATGGTGCAAAGTTATGAAAAACTTTTGAGTATCAGTGCTcatgaagaaaagcaagcatcTTTCCTATGGGGCAGTTAGGAAAACTGATGTATCTGAGTCAATTTTCCAGATGTAGCACAAGGAACAGTGGAATTTAATGAGAGCAGGAGCCTGCTAGGCAACCTCAGAATAATTCTAAGCCATTTAGTAATAAAAAGATGATTGTCATTATCATGGGGAGTACTATGTTGCTAAGCCTTAGCAGCCAATTTACACTGCACCAAGAGGAAGATGTGGAGCATGTTGCACACACCAGGCATTTGCACACTATGGAATCATGTTCTGCCATACAGGATGCAACTAAACCACTTATGAAATAGTTCAGTCAAGTTTTTAGAAGTGCTAATGTACAGCTATTATGATGGTTTAGACAGAACAAGTATGCATGAGTGTTCAACAACATAAAGCTGTGCAAAGAGGGATTGGCATGGCCAAAGATTAACAGGGCTACTTCCTGGAAAACATGGCTATCCTCACAGTCCCAGCTTCTGGAAAATGTGTTCTTTTAAGCTAAGCTGGTCATCAACAGAATAGAAATCTGTTACAAAAAGCCTGAGGACTactcacacaaaaaaagcaaagcactgtTCATCTACAAAAGCAAGGTCTTGCACCTCAGTCCCATCCTCATTTCCATCATGTCTTTGAGACAGAACTACCACATGAATTGGCTTTCTGGTTTATTCAACTTAGAAGTAACACCTGGACTTTATTTCCTGTAGAGTGATTTCCCAACTTAATCCCTTGCAGGAGAATCAAATAAAGCCAGTTTCATTTCTGTGGTCACACCATCAGCCTGAGGTGCTCCCAGCTGCAACAAAGTAGTTTAATGCCCCTTCATTGTTCCTGCTCAAAGACAGGCAAAGGAGGATATGGTTAACTCCATAGTCTGCCAGACTGCTTCAGTATTAGCCATTTAATCACAATTCATAAATTGTAAAAATAGACTTCCTTCCTCTAAATCAGTTACCCCAGTCTAAGGTCCTGTTAGGGAAAGATGAGCCATTTTAGAAGATACAAAATTGGAAATACTAGAACATTTCCCAATTTTCCACTTGCCAACTCATAAGGCTGGGCAAAGGATTAGTTActcatttttaaacttttatatGTAGTAAACTAAGATACTACTGGCTCCAAGATCACTGAGTTTATGTCCCTTTACGATAACTTCATCTCCAGCCTTATTTATATTCTAAGAAGGTAATTTAAACGTTGTTTGtattattaaatacaaattctgAGAAGTCACTATTTTTCAAGTCACCCTTGAAGCTATTGCTCACCAACCTTTGCTTAGCTACATATATAAAACCTCCTAGAGTATGAAATTAAGAACTTATCTGTGGACTCTGAATTGAAACAGGGCAGTTTGTTACTCCAACACAGGCAAATAGGAATTTCAACTCCTGAGACAAGACAGAAAGGCTTCCTATTGTCAAAGCTGTGTGAAGCCATGGTATACAATTCTGCAAAGAAGATTCAAGGGAACAAGTTATCTTAACAACGAATCAGACATTTAATTGCATCAGGTGTAGCGTGGGCAACAGACACCATTCTACTCCTCTTCAAAACAGTGTGAGGAGCTTGTTAGGGAAACACCAGTGTCATTCCACTGATAGTTTTAGTTTCAGCTTTTTCAGTCACTGCACTGCCATGTCACCAGCACAACTAGCTGCCATTTTCAATGAAACATCCATTAGAAACAGTGTTTGAGAGATGTCTTCCAGCCTAGAAGATAAGGCTTTAGCCATAATTCTCACAATAGAAAACCCTGACTTATACAATACTGTACTGCCTGTAAGGAAGCTCTCAATAGTAGCCTTAATGTTGGCTAAATTATATCTTTGTCCTGATGTGTTAATTTGTAAACACATTAGACAAGTCaataaaagctttaattttCAAGTAGGAGACCTATGAACTGCATAACCAGGTGTGCCATTCAGTAACAATTACAGGAGGGTAATCTTGAAATCTTCCCTCCAATAGAAATCTTCCCTCCTTCAATAGAAAATGTGAAGTATTCTCCTCTCCCATAGACACGTTGGAAAAGATACAATAACTACTACATCCAGGAGTAAACCCTTACTAATAGAAGGCCACTACAGAAAACAGAGGCACAAGAGGAAAGTATCAGTAACAACCACAGTGTGTTACACAACTGCTTATGCAGTAAATTACTCATGGTTTCTGATAGCTTTGAATCTTCAACCAAGATGCCCATAAGACACGTGGTTCATTTCCATAGCCAGGCaagaaaggcagcagctttTTGGCTGTATTTGACACCACCAGGACAAGGCATTCACATTCACTGTCCTGATTACCCAGATCCTTTCTTACGCTTATTTACACCCAGTTGTTAAATCACATCAAGTCAGCTTTTACGCTggcctctccttccctctctcaggCAGCTTTCATCAGCCAATCCTTTCACCTGCTCAGCAGGTAAACTCAgcaggggggaggaagggggcaGAAGGCAGGAGAGGTTACAATGGAGcctttcagcagagctgaaataAGAAACTAGAGTGCCCGCGATGTGCCCTCCCTCCTCAAAGGGGCCTTTGTTTCTCTGAGGAAAGGTAGGAGCTTTcgttttcattttcctcagaTCACAGATTTGTCAGACTCGGCAGAAGTCCGCCTGATGTCACAGCGCTAACTAACAGAAATGCCTCATGCCAGGCATATTTACTGCAGGAAAAATGCGGCCAAACTTAACAGTTGTTCCCAGCCCACACTAAAGCTGTGAAGATAAAATTCAGTGCTGTCTTCCTCCTTTCATTTCTCTCCACTTCTGCTCTCAGGTCGTTTTATGACCAAGCAGAGACAAACCCGACCACAGGTAACACGAACCCTGCACCTTTGTTAATGTGTCTTTTGAAGAAACAATGAGTCTGTGTTAAATCTACTTCACATAGACACTAATTCAGATTTTAGGTAAACTATCCATCACACCCATCAGCAAAGGGctaggaaaactgaaaagaggggaaaaaaaacacaaagccatAAATTAAATTCAGTGTTCCCAGTTTGGTAACATTCAGCTGTAAGACAGGCTGGTTCACCTGTACGTTACCCATTATCTAGTCTGACAATGCCAGCCTGAACATGTTTGTTCTGCAGGGCTTGGACTCAGCCAAAGGCATCCAAATACTACTTCCAAAAGCAGGATAAACTTAAAGTAGCAGAGTGCCAAGTCCACATACCTTATCCTTCATTCTATCCACTGAGCTAAAAACAGATACTTGCAACAGGTACACACAAGTATGGGAAGTTCTTACTCATACAGAGAAACAGATATGCAAAGCTAAGTGACTACCAGAATTTCAGAAggtgtttttttgaaaaaaacacaagtttgAGGACAGTCTGAATGTCCATCAGCCCTTTAAAACCACCTGGACCACTTCTTATCTGGCACAGCTATGCAATAGGGAAACAGTAAAAAGACTGCAACCTTTTTACACTCAGGGGAgtaaacaaacaagaaaaaactcACCACCACCAATTAAgactactttttaaatttaagtcCATGACTAGGTCAGCATGGCCAAATACACTGCAATATATTGACGTGAAACTTGTGTGACATCCTGAATTCATGCTCAAGTTCAGTGTAAACAATAAAATGAGAGCAGGTATCCCCAGCACTTTTAAGGTACAGATTTAGTTACTACCAGCATCACACACCAAAGAGGTGCAAATACACCGTGCAGTTTCTCTGATCAGCAATTTCATAGTCCCACAAAATATTTCCCAAGCAGGTTCTTAACCAGAGGTGTTTCACAGACCTCAAAtaacaagcatttaaaaacttGCTTGCCAGCACTAATGTGCTTGCTTTACTAGCACGTTAGACAAGGGTAATCTTGGCACAGAAAGTACTATATTTCTTGGCTGCTTGAAACCACAGCCTTCAACAGATCAGAATTAAGGCCTGACTTTCCCAGATCTTCTCAGTCTACTTAGCTGTGAGTAGAAGTTTACTGTATCAAAAGAGGCTTTCAAATGATCCATTATGTCTGGAAATACTGGAATAGGACACACcagacttaaaataaaaacaacaccaaaaactTTATGCAAGAAAAAAGTATAATGTATAAGATTCTAGTACAAGGCAATGGGATAATGTCCATTCCCTTTCCAATTCTTGTCAGAAAAGACAAAGCTACTGTAGCTTAAAAGTGCAAATGCATTTTGCAAAGCCTTTAATTACCAAGTTGTTAATGACAGTAAAACATTAGGAAGTGTCCGAAGTAGTCTCCTCCCTAGAAACAAGATGCAATATTTCCCTTCAGGATTGAATCAAATGGAGTCAAAAATCCTGATGCCAACTTCTAATGTATTTGGAAGTTTCCCTCTGCTGCAAAAGCTAGTTCTTTCAATCCTGTTTTGCATCTTCCAAATTAGTCTGTCTCAGGCACATTAAGTTTAGCCAAACATCCTCATAAGAGAAAGGCATATTCAAGAAGAGACATCCCTGAAACAGCGAAGGTTTTTCCAAGGTACATacaattttaaatgcttgtAAGCAATTCTGACCCATCCCTGGAACATCTTTTCTGAAGTTGACGTTGCATTCAACTAAATGCAAGCAACTCAATCCTGGTCTTCATTTACTGAAAGTGTTTCTGTATCTGCACGAGCATTTCCTtacaaaagcaagcagaaaacgGGCCTGAAGCACTTGAGTTCCTTTTGTCTCCCCAATGGGAGGGAGGTATGCATGGAAATGGTGTGGTTTACTACCAAATCCCATTAAATCATACAGCTTAAAGATCCAAAATGCACTTTAAGTATATATCTACTCTAGAATTTTAACAAATCAAGGAGGTTATTTCCTAGGCTGACTTCATTTATCCATTATGCTTCTCAGCGAAATTCCTTTTAAACCTTGCAAATACAAACCCTACAAATGTATTTCTGATACCCAATGAAGCAGCCATTAGCATAGCAATTAATGAATACTATGCATGTACAAAGATTAAAGCACCATGTTGCCAGCTGGGGCTCAAAACCAAAATTGCCCAGTGTAGGATGGGTAGCACAGccattgctttttcctcttcagagagaaaagaaaaacaacaagatACAGATTCAGACTAAGATAACagcaaattaataattaatgGCCACTGTGCTGAGTAGATGCTACCACATTTCTACCACAGACTTTTAAATTCACATATAAAAGGAGAGGTATACTTATAAAGCCAAATTACAGTAATGGACAAAGAACTCTGGTTTCAGCTGCATCATAAGTTGTGGCTTATGTGGatctttagaaaaatgtttgcttttgtaGCAGTAAAGACTACCTATAACATAAGCAGCCACAGCACATAACGGGACAAACTACAGAACACTCAGAGTATATAAAAGCTGCTGTGAAGATCTCTTCTTTCAGCCAGTGCCACTCACCAGCATGACAATACCCTTTTTCTTAACAACGAAAGCCAGAACTGAGAACATACTCATGAGCTTGAAGAAAACTAGTCAGGCacatgagggggaaaaaaggacagaactgaaaaagagaacaaacCACCTCTCCTAAATTTAACTGTTCCACCCACACTCAAgtagttttttctttcctgtaccCTGTGCAGTGGCTCAGGATGGATCTGACTTCCACACACATGCCTTGAAGTTTGAGGAAAGCACCATACCTTGTTAAACTGGAAAAGATCACGTTTAAGCCTCTCTCTCACTGGATCATGTCCGGGTCTTAAGAACCTTCTCATCTTCCTTGCTGTAGTATCTTGGCACCAAAACTCctaacaagaacaacaaaaaaagccatatAAACAGGAGCAGCCTGAAAAGAGAAGCCAGCAGAAGTAggttatttattttggtttaccAGGTAACAGAAATCAGCCAGAGTAGAATGAGACAACACAGCTATCAAGTAACTAAAACTTGATACCACACAGAGCAGCATCTCTGGGACAGGACTTACACATGACCATTTTTACATTGCTAAAACAAACCAGTACAGATAAGCCAAGAGGATTTTAGAAGAGTTTTTACACTTGGCCATTTTGCAGTCACTTCAGAGGACCTTACCCAAAGGAAGGCAAGCAAAACTGCAGCGTTTGCATAAACGTTTAGACAAACCCAATCTAAACACTAACTTCCAGGCTCACAGACACTATTGACCAGTATCAGTTTTCACCCCAGGTAACCCTCCAGCTATTGAGCTAAAAAGGGAAAGAATCACATTTTCAGCTCCCTCCATGGGTACAGCAGAAAGGGCACCGTGCTGCCTGCAGGGTAGCTGTGTTAATTATTAACTTGCTTTTGTAAAATACCAAGCCTGACACCCTGCTCAAGGTGGGGGTAGGGAAAGGAAATTTTGCACCTGCAGTTCAACATTCAGCCAGAAATGCAAGCATTTCTTTCAGTGTATCTCACTGCCTTGTCTCTCACAGCACAAGAAGGATCCACAAAGGACAAATTAGACCCAATTTGCAGTCTAGCAATCACACTGGAGATACCAGGCTACAGCCTCCTATTCTGTACAGCTCAAGAATTCTGTCACATCTCCCCTCTGCTGAAGTGCTGAGTGGCAAGTAAAACTCTGCCAATCCCATCCTGGAAACTTACCTTGGCAGAAGTGatcctgcctgccctggtgACCATTCAGAAGTTCCAGTTTCCACTGCACAGACAGTTCAGCTGCTCCTGAAGCAGCTACTAGACACTCCactcagtattttaatttgttgaaCAGGAAATTATAGCAATTTACCCTGTACACAACATACTCTGAGGTGCAGTAAAGAATCTGTACAGATATTCTACTGTAATCCCTCATCAGAAGAGGTACACACATAGGTACAGTAAGGTGGGGAGCAGAGAAGGCCAGTGTCAGAAGGGCAGAGTGGGACCAGGAGCTTTAAAGGGACTGTCAAGTGAATGGAGGCCCCTGGACCCTTCCAactgtggggctggagggaggaaagTTTTCACAGCCTATTTCTATAGCTGGCAAACACAGTGGCTATCTGTATGCTCCTGACAATAACCATGGCCTTTGGATAATGACTTAAATCAGTCATTCCTGAGGAGCCTGAATTGTTTTTCAAATGGTTTCTAGCAAGGCCTTTCCAACTGTGAAggaccaaaaaaaggaaatgctatTATTAACAGGATGCTCCACAGCCG of Apus apus isolate bApuApu2 chromosome 17, bApuApu2.pri.cur, whole genome shotgun sequence contains these proteins:
- the LLGL2 gene encoding LLGL scribble cell polarity complex component 2 isoform X3, translated to MLLCVVSSFSYLIAVLSHSTLADFCYLEFWCQDTTARKMRRFLRPGHDPVRERLKRDLFQFNKTVEHGFPHQPSALGYSPFLRLMAIGTRSGAIKLYGAPGVEFMGLHEENNTVMQIHFIPDQCQLVTLLDDNSLHLWSLKQHSGASELREEHRFTLKGPPGSPPSATQITAVLPHSSREVLYLGTESGNIFVVELPSLRLLEDRTITSEAVLQWVPEDYCNRRSCELVEALREHPKNPDQILIGYSRGLIVLWDLQNNKATHHFLGSQQLENLYWQRDGSKFISCHYDGSYTQWPVSSDNRQPEPLENVMPYGPFPCKAISKIYWQTTKNGLPYIIFQGGMPRASYGDRHSISVVHGSQQTAFDFTSRVIDFFIIFSSEPTAEFDDPSAMVVLAEEELVVIDLKTAGWPAVHPPYLASLHCSAITCSHHVSNIPLKLWERIISAGSKQNIHYSNMPWPIDGGTNIAPDPPQRDLLLTGHEDGTVRFWDASGVCLHLLYKLSTVRVFLTDADPNDNMNTLGEDEWPPLRKLLCSLT